The sequence GAGGATTCCGAGCCCAAGCTGTACTTGCTTTATCCCCAAGGAAACTGGATAGAGATCCGCCGGGGAACGCCCTTTGTGATCATCGGGAATTCGGGTTTTGGGAACCCGGTGCTCCGCCGTTCCATCACCTATGAAGAAACCCTTGATTTTGCCATCAAAAGTGCTTTTTTGGCATTCGATGCCACCCGTATTTCTGCAAATGACGTAGATTTCCCCATCGATACGGTAACGATGGAAAACGGGGCATTTCATATTCACGAAAACCGGTTTGAGCAGAATGAATTGCTGCATATTTCAGATTTCTGGAATAGCAGGTTAAAAAAGGCCGTTTCTGATCTTCCTGCTGACATTTTAAATAGAGCATTACAGGATAGCGAATCACCGATAGATGAATTCTGAAAAACGTCTCCAAATCATTCATAACACCTGCTACAGGTATGCTGGAAAGGTAAAGCTCAGTCCACAAAAGATTTTGCTTTCCCCTTCCAACAGACGCTATTTTCAAGTGCATTCGGTCCATACCAGTTTTTCACCAGCACCCAAAGGGATTAACCAACGGCTGGACATGGAGGGAAATCTATTCCAACAGGTTTGGTTTGACCAGGAAGTGGAAAAATTTGAGATCAACACCCAAATGGAACTGACCGTATTTCCCGTCAACCCTTTTGAATTCATTATCGAGAAAAGCTTCGAAAAACGAAATGAAGCAGGCGAACTGAGCTTTCGTTATGATGAGGAAAAGCAAGCCTACCTTAGGCCTTTCCTAACCCATGACAGCTCGGGAAACATCTGTGACCTTGCTCGCCAATTCATGGGCGAAAGTACCAATGCGGTAGATTTTCTCGTAAAAATCACCGCACATATTCACCATTTGTGCACCCACATCATCCGAGAAGATCCAGGGATATGGTCCCCGCAAAAAACACTCTCGGAAAAGAAAGGGTCTTGTCGTGACCTGGCCTGGCTCCTCATCACCATTCTTCGGGGAGTAGGAATAGCTAGCCGGTTTGTAAGTGGTTATGCTTATAACCCTGACTTGGAAGAAAATCACGAGCTGCACGCTTGGGTAGAGGCTTATTGCCCAGGTGCTGGATGGATCGGATTGGATCCAAGCTTAGGACTACTGACGGATGCTGGCTATATACCACTTGCTGCCAGTTTCCTTCCCCACCTTACGTTACCCGTGGACGGTACCTATACCGGAAACTATTCTTCCCATCTTGAAAGCAGTGTAGAGATAAAAGAACTTTAAAAAGCATCAAGAAATGAATGTTTGTCATGAGACAAGTGTCATCGGCTACTTCACACCAGCTAACAATTACTCAACCTTGTACACTGCGGTCAAAATAGGCTAATGCATAAATCGGGCAAAAGTCAATTAAGTCCCACATAAAAGGAATGAACGCAGATTTGCAATGACTCAAGCTCCTATCTGTATTTATCAGGGCTCATCCTAGGCCAAATAGAGACCACCGGTAGCAAGGAATGAATTTACCCATCGGAATAGACTAGCCCCCGACTTTTCCGCTTGCTCCACTTTTCCCTAGAAATAGTGCATGTACGCTCTTCCCCTTACGTTCCCATTAGCATCAGAAGCAATCGCAGGACCTCTTTGTGTTTGCCCAACATTCCCTGAAGGTTGTCTAATGTCCTATAGAGCAATTTTCGAGCTGATTTCACCTGGGAAAAGCCCATGATATGTGCGATTTCCTTGTAGGACAATCCCTCAAAAAAGTACAGTGCCAAAATTTCCCGCTGTCTCACAGGAAGGCGATCACAGGCTTCTTCCAAGATTTTACGTTGATCCAAGGTGAATTGGGTGCTGATGGAATGGTAATCCGGATCAATCCACAACTGGAAGCCATGGGTCTGCTCAAAATCTCCATCGAGGACTATTCGCTTTCGCTGCTTGAGTAACCGTAACAATCTCCGCCTAAAACTGCTGAAAAGATAATACTTTATGGAAATGGCCAACCCCAATTTATGTTTACTTCTAATGACCTGATAAAAAACGTCTTGGACAGCGTCATTAATGATTTCAGCATCCTTGGTAAACTGCTTTCCATAATGGAAAAGTTTATGGGCATATCGCTCAAAAATGGTGGCCAATGCAGCATCACTCCCCTGCTGAAACTCCAACCAAAGGGTTGATTCTGTAGGTTCATTCGAAAGGGCTGTTGCCGAACCTTGCTTACGAGTAGTCGATTGGGCTCCATTTAACGGTTTAATTTGATCCGAAAAGGTCATTTTGGGTGTCTTGGTTAAGGGTATAACAAAAGATTTAAAATCTATTTTATCCCTGTTTCATGTTACCAATATATATCTTCCGATCCAAGAATCAAAATAACTAAACCATTTTAGCAAACCAATAAACGTAATATCGACAGGTAACTTTTTCTTTTGGTTCCCCATCTATTATTATTGGGAGAATTTACCATCCACTTAAATTATTAACTTTTTCTTAATTGAATTCCTAATCGTCGAGTGGTTCTTAACGCTACTTTTGGAGTAAATAATTTCCCCATGGCAAACAGCAGGTCAAGTGATACCGAACTTTTAGGACTGATGGCATCACGTAACGATCAGAGGGCTTTTAACGTCATCTTTGATCGTTACTGGGACGAATTATACCAGATAGCGCTTGCCAAAGCCAAATGTCCTGATTTGGCCCAGGACTTGGCGCAGGAGGTTTTCATCAACCTCTGGAAGTACCGTAGGACCTCTACCCCATCCCTGAAAATGACTTGCTGATTAACCCTGCATTGGGACAAAATCCAGGCTGGTAAATCAAAAAATAACCAGTAAATTGGTCGCGGAATTGGCGGGTTACCAAGCCGGTCATTTTCGCGGCCATTTATCCATTTACTCATACAATCAAACCTTAATCCAAATCCTAAAAATCTTACGACGTGACCAGAAACCGATTTAAAACCTATTTGATAGCTGCCTGTGCCCTGTTGGGAGCATTTCTCCTGTCCCTGAATGCTCAAGCACAACATGAACAAATGACCGTCGCTACGTTTAACATTCGCTATGACAATCCGGGCGATGCTCCCAATCACTGGGACCACCGTAAGGAAGTGGTGGTCAACTTGATCCAATTCCACGGATTTGACATCTTTGGCATACAGGAAGGACTGCACCATCAAGTGCAATATTTGGACGAACACCTCCCTACATTTGACTATGTTGGTGTAGGCCGGGACAATGGCCAGGAAAAAGGCGAATATTCCGCCATTTTTTACAATAAGGAAAAATTCAACGTGCTCGAAAGCAACACCTTCTGGCTCTCCACAGACACCACCCAGCCCAACAAAGGTTGGGATGCGGCACTCCCTAGAATCTGTACTTGGGCAAAACTGGAGGATAAAGCCAGCGGCCAGCAGTTTTATTTCTTCAATACCCACTTTGACCATGTGGGCACAGAAGCCCGGCAAGAAAGTGGTAAGCTGATCCTCAGCAAAATCAAAGAAGCCGATAAGGCCGGAATACCGGTGATGCTTACCGGCGACTTCAACGTGGACCAGGAAAACCCTGCTTACCTGCTTTTGGAAAATTCATCCGAGCTTAAGGACTGTTATGAAGCCGCTGACTTGCGCTACGCCAATAACGGTACCTTCAATAGCTTTGACAATACCAAAAGCACAGATAGACGAATCGATCATGTTTTTGTCAGTGAATTTCTAAATGTCAAAAAATATGGTATCCTTACCGATACCTACCATAACCTCTACCCTTCGGATCACTTTCCTGTCATGGCGGTAATCGAGTGGAATTATTAAAATTTTCTCTTTTTTAATAACCAAAAAATAATCAGGTCCGAGTCTGCAGACTCGGACCTAAACTTGCAAAAGGCTGCAGACTTTAAATATCACCCCAGTCTGAAGACTGGTAATAGTAATTGTCCAAGTCTCCACTACGTTAAAGACTTGGACGATGGCTACAAAGCAAAATCCACCTGTCGCTTCCTTAAAAGCAACAAATGGATTATGCTCGATACGCTATACTGACTACTCCAAACTCATATTACCTCTCCCAGAAGAATGGTGGCTCGATGCCCAAACTCCTCAAGTAGACATATCCCTGACCACGGTGATGGATTTCATTGTCCACAAAGTACAGCAAGGTAGCATAATTACTGTTCTCATATTGGCCAAAGGCAACTTCCACTTGCTGAAAACGCTCGGAAGTGATGCGCGGCCAGGTCTCGTCGATGACCTTGGTGACCTTGTCCCACAGTTCCAGCAGGCCTGCCTTAGTGCTGGGCATGGACTTGGTATGGTCAAATTCCTCGACTTTTTCCCACTTTCCAGAGGCCAGTCCTTCTACTCCCGGTAAGGCTATATCGATCATCTCCATGACCAACTGGGCAAATGGCCGCATGCCTCCAATGGAATAATCAAACAATTTGTCCTCAGGGAACAACTCAATGGTCCTTCTGGTGAGGTTCCGGTGACCTTGCCAATGTGCCAACATGGCTTCTGTGGAAATAAACAATTCCTGACTGGTTGCAACTGATTCGGTTTTCATAATGGTGTTTCTTTAAAAGGTTTAAGATCAATTTCTATAACAAAGAAAACACCCACCACTGACAGCCCTATGTCAGTAGGTCCTGCTAAAATTGAATTTTTTTTTTAATAGGAAGATGAAATGGCCATAAGGGATTACAAATCGCATCTGCTTTGGGTTTATGATCACTCCAAAAGAACAGTTATGGAAAAGCCATATCGCTGCTCCTCTGGTTCATTTTTTTAAAGTGACCAGAGGCAGAAAAATCACTATTTATATTCCCCAAAAACTGCCGAAGTCATGGTCAAAGAACCTCCGACCACCTTGTCATTAAAGAATGCCGTCGGTTCAGCTTCACTTTTCAACCCTAACGTATACAATAAAGGGATATAATGATCCGGAGTGGGGATGGCCAGTTGTGCAGGTTTTCCGAGTTTATGATAATCCATCAAGGCCCTGTGATCACCCTTTACAATCAACTCCTTAAACTGCTCATTCATCTCAATGGCCCAATCATATCCATATTCAGGTTCA comes from Echinicola vietnamensis DSM 17526 and encodes:
- a CDS encoding proteasome-type protease; the encoded protein is MTFCLGIKTKHGIVGLSDTRITSGSETTTSKKVYVVNKKKHSFFVMTSGLRSVRDKAITYFTEVIEQQDDQFNKLYKTVNELGNQIKRVAKEDKKDLDESGLDFNLHAIIGGQLEEDSEPKLYLLYPQGNWIEIRRGTPFVIIGNSGFGNPVLRRSITYEETLDFAIKSAFLAFDATRISANDVDFPIDTVTMENGAFHIHENRFEQNELLHISDFWNSRLKKAVSDLPADILNRALQDSESPIDEF
- a CDS encoding transglutaminase family protein produces the protein MNSEKRLQIIHNTCYRYAGKVKLSPQKILLSPSNRRYFQVHSVHTSFSPAPKGINQRLDMEGNLFQQVWFDQEVEKFEINTQMELTVFPVNPFEFIIEKSFEKRNEAGELSFRYDEEKQAYLRPFLTHDSSGNICDLARQFMGESTNAVDFLVKITAHIHHLCTHIIREDPGIWSPQKTLSEKKGSCRDLAWLLITILRGVGIASRFVSGYAYNPDLEENHELHAWVEAYCPGAGWIGLDPSLGLLTDAGYIPLAASFLPHLTLPVDGTYTGNYSSHLESSVEIKEL
- a CDS encoding RNA polymerase sigma factor, giving the protein MTFSDQIKPLNGAQSTTRKQGSATALSNEPTESTLWLEFQQGSDAALATIFERYAHKLFHYGKQFTKDAEIINDAVQDVFYQVIRSKHKLGLAISIKYYLFSSFRRRLLRLLKQRKRIVLDGDFEQTHGFQLWIDPDYHSISTQFTLDQRKILEEACDRLPVRQREILALYFFEGLSYKEIAHIMGFSQVKSARKLLYRTLDNLQGMLGKHKEVLRLLLMLMGT
- a CDS encoding RNA polymerase sigma factor, giving the protein MANSRSSDTELLGLMASRNDQRAFNVIFDRYWDELYQIALAKAKCPDLAQDLAQEVFINLWKYRRTSTPSLKMTC
- a CDS encoding endonuclease/exonuclease/phosphatase family protein, which gives rise to MTRNRFKTYLIAACALLGAFLLSLNAQAQHEQMTVATFNIRYDNPGDAPNHWDHRKEVVVNLIQFHGFDIFGIQEGLHHQVQYLDEHLPTFDYVGVGRDNGQEKGEYSAIFYNKEKFNVLESNTFWLSTDTTQPNKGWDAALPRICTWAKLEDKASGQQFYFFNTHFDHVGTEARQESGKLILSKIKEADKAGIPVMLTGDFNVDQENPAYLLLENSSELKDCYEAADLRYANNGTFNSFDNTKSTDRRIDHVFVSEFLNVKKYGILTDTYHNLYPSDHFPVMAVIEWNY
- a CDS encoding DinB family protein, with amino-acid sequence MKTESVATSQELFISTEAMLAHWQGHRNLTRRTIELFPEDKLFDYSIGGMRPFAQLVMEMIDIALPGVEGLASGKWEKVEEFDHTKSMPSTKAGLLELWDKVTKVIDETWPRITSERFQQVEVAFGQYENSNYATLLYFVDNEIHHRGQGYVYLRSLGIEPPFFWER